The Salinibaculum sp. SYNS191 genome has a window encoding:
- a CDS encoding Sec-independent protein translocase subunit TatA/TatB, whose translation MVTVPVPLFGPVPGGMEMVVILLIAVLLFGANKIPKLARSTGEAMGEFKKGRQEVEQELQDLQEGEVEASSDDEGLDLSDDTDTSTESTSN comes from the coding sequence ATGGTAACAGTACCAGTACCGCTCTTCGGGCCAGTCCCGGGGGGGATGGAGATGGTCGTCATCCTGTTGATCGCCGTGTTGCTGTTCGGCGCGAACAAGATTCCGAAGCTCGCACGGTCGACGGGTGAGGCGATGGGAGAGTTCAAGAAGGGCCGTCAGGAAGTCGAACAGGAGCTCCAGGACCTCCAGGAGGGCGAGGTCGAAGCGAGTTCCGACGACGAGGGGCTCGACCTCTCGGACGACACCGACACTTCCACGGAGTCCACGAGCAACTGA